One stretch of Candidatus Bathyarchaeota archaeon DNA includes these proteins:
- a CDS encoding translation initiation factor IF-6, which translates to MPILLSDIFGNPNIGIYGFSNEKFAIVPKGMSKSKIKKFSDCLKVNILETNLADSRLIGIFLVANTKGIILPYIAQENEIEAIKSLSDTNIGVLQDKNTALGNMILANDNGAIVSPILSNRTIRKISDVLDVEVIKGEISNLPYIGSLALATNEGVLTHPFITDDEKKLISEVLKVEVTIGTINNGTRFIRSGLIANSKGAVVGYPTVGKELMILTRAIKVY; encoded by the coding sequence TTGCCAATCCTGCTTTCGGATATCTTTGGAAATCCAAATATTGGAATTTATGGTTTTTCAAATGAAAAATTTGCCATTGTTCCAAAAGGAATGTCGAAGAGTAAGATCAAAAAATTTAGTGATTGTCTAAAAGTAAATATTCTAGAAACGAATTTAGCAGATTCGCGATTGATTGGAATTTTTCTTGTAGCAAACACAAAAGGTATTATTCTTCCATACATAGCCCAAGAAAATGAAATCGAAGCAATCAAATCCCTATCTGATACAAATATTGGAGTTCTGCAAGATAAAAATACGGCATTAGGTAATATGATTTTAGCAAATGACAATGGTGCAATTGTAAGCCCAATTTTATCTAATAGAACAATTAGAAAAATATCAGATGTTCTCGATGTAGAGGTAATCAAAGGTGAGATTTCCAACCTCCCATATATAGGATCATTGGCTCTGGCAACAAATGAGGGCGTTCTAACACATCCATTCATAACAGATGATGAGAAAAAATTAATTAGTGAAGTTCTAAAAGTTGAAGTTACCATCGGAACAATTAATAATGGTACCCGTTTTATACGATCTGGATTAATTGCTAATAGCAAAGGAGCAGTTGTAGGCTATCCAACTGTTGGTAAAGAATTAATGATTTTAACCAGGGCCATTAAAGTATATTAA
- a CDS encoding CoA-binding protein: MTKLSLETFFNPKSVAVIGASKTPGKLGYNAVQNLLNLGFKGKIYPVNPKGGEVLGLKIYPNVKDIPEPVDVGQILVPAPFVIDIMKDLAEKGVKYVVIITGGFTEAGKDGAKTEGEIIRIAKEAGMRIIGPNTTGIISAPANFSTTFLNFENMRIGDASYIAQTGNFGSITLLWILTKEHFGLCRVIGLGNKCDVDDADALEFLGEDPETKVVGMYVEGLKNGRRFIEVARKAAKKKPVLVLKSGRTKAGARAAASHTASLAADDAIIESALRQAGVIRVKNYIDLVNYAKAFIYQPPPKGNRMGVITPSGGLGVVMADAIESSGLSIKPFFGETLKKLEEITPPLIKVGNPFDIWPAISSIGNVKSFDEGLKAILADPEIDGVILGFMQNKGVDELKDIDFIIETAKKYSDKPIVSFATGEYQLVEKLRKALETNPEVRIPLYYYAEQACEVMSVMYEYTERRKAIA, from the coding sequence ATGACAAAGCTCAGTTTAGAAACCTTCTTTAATCCAAAAAGTGTGGCAGTTATAGGGGCCTCAAAAACCCCAGGAAAACTTGGATATAATGCTGTCCAAAACCTACTCAATTTAGGTTTTAAAGGTAAAATCTACCCAGTTAATCCGAAGGGTGGAGAGGTTCTTGGCTTAAAAATCTATCCAAATGTAAAAGATATTCCTGAGCCTGTGGATGTTGGCCAAATATTGGTACCTGCTCCATTTGTAATTGATATAATGAAAGATCTTGCTGAAAAGGGCGTGAAATATGTAGTCATCATAACTGGAGGTTTCACTGAAGCCGGTAAAGATGGAGCCAAAACGGAAGGTGAAATCATAAGAATAGCAAAAGAGGCTGGCATGAGAATAATTGGACCTAATACTACTGGTATAATAAGCGCTCCAGCAAATTTCTCAACAACATTTCTAAATTTTGAGAATATGAGGATTGGAGATGCTTCGTATATTGCACAAACAGGAAATTTTGGTTCGATAACTTTACTTTGGATTTTAACAAAAGAACATTTCGGTTTGTGCAGAGTTATAGGACTTGGAAATAAATGCGATGTTGACGATGCCGATGCATTAGAATTTCTTGGTGAAGATCCTGAGACCAAAGTAGTAGGAATGTATGTCGAGGGACTAAAAAATGGTAGACGTTTTATTGAAGTTGCAAGAAAAGCAGCAAAGAAAAAACCAGTATTAGTCCTAAAATCTGGAAGAACAAAAGCTGGGGCAAGAGCTGCAGCTTCTCATACAGCATCCTTAGCAGCTGATGATGCGATTATTGAATCAGCCCTTAGGCAAGCTGGTGTAATAAGAGTAAAGAATTACATCGATTTAGTGAATTATGCTAAAGCATTTATTTATCAACCGCCTCCAAAAGGCAACCGTATGGGTGTTATTACACCTTCAGGAGGACTTGGGGTAGTAATGGCCGATGCTATTGAAAGTTCAGGTTTAAGTATAAAACCATTCTTTGGAGAGACTCTGAAAAAACTTGAAGAAATTACGCCACCATTGATTAAAGTAGGTAATCCTTTTGATATATGGCCTGCAATATCTTCAATTGGCAATGTAAAGAGCTTCGATGAAGGGCTGAAGGCTATTTTAGCGGATCCTGAAATTGATGGTGTGATTTTAGGCTTCATGCAAAATAAAGGAGTAGACGAGTTAAAGGATATTGACTTTATAATTGAAACTGCGAAGAAATATTCTGACAAACCTATAGTTTCATTTGCTACTGGGGAATACCAATTAGTAGAAAAATTAAGGAAAGCTTTAGAAACTAATCCTGAAGTCAGAATTCCGCTTTATTATTATGCTGAACAAGCTTGCGAAGTTATGTCTGTCATGTATGAATATACGGAACGAAGAAAGGCAATTGCATGA
- the rpl18a gene encoding 50S ribosomal protein L18Ae, with protein sequence MKNFIITGEIKKRSMKIPFEKEIVDINKENALEKLFSELGSRHKAKRFEIKIIDIKEKK encoded by the coding sequence GTGAAAAATTTCATAATAACCGGTGAAATAAAGAAGAGATCTATGAAAATTCCTTTCGAAAAGGAGATTGTGGATATCAATAAGGAAAATGCTTTAGAAAAGCTATTCTCAGAACTTGGAAGTAGACACAAGGCAAAAAGATTTGAAATTAAGATCATCGACATTAAAGAGAAAAAATGA
- a CDS encoding acetate/propionate family kinase → VHGGLKFRNSTIINNAVLKEIENLIDIAPLHNPHNLLGIKSVMKAIPSIPQIAVFDTGFFSNMPHHTHIYGVPYEWFDKYGIRKYGFHGSSHLYVSRRASVMLGKEPSEINIIVLHLGNGVSITAIKNGIAYDQSMGFTPLEGAIMGTRCGDIDPSIPLYVMEKEELTSRDMFLILNKKSGILGITGRYSDRRDLIEAVERGDKKARLALDLECYRLKKYIGAYFAALGILDAIVFTAGVGEHSFIHREKVCSNLNKLGIELDKQKNERAISNLEQDISSQDSRVRIFIIPTHEELVLIEDAFAILKGNYTDPDSFKYTFQDKNFSAHALYQT, encoded by the coding sequence GTTCACGGTGGTTTAAAATTTAGAAACTCTACTATCATAAATAACGCAGTATTAAAAGAAATTGAAAATCTAATAGATATTGCACCACTTCATAATCCACATAATCTTTTAGGTATTAAATCAGTAATGAAAGCCATCCCTAGTATACCACAAATCGCTGTATTCGATACAGGTTTCTTTTCTAATATGCCGCACCATACGCATATTTATGGAGTGCCATACGAGTGGTTCGATAAATATGGGATAAGGAAATATGGATTTCATGGTAGTTCTCATTTATACGTTTCAAGAAGAGCCTCAGTAATGTTAGGTAAAGAACCTTCAGAAATAAACATCATAGTATTGCACTTAGGAAATGGAGTTAGTATCACGGCCATTAAAAATGGAATTGCATATGATCAAAGTATGGGATTCACCCCTTTAGAGGGGGCAATTATGGGTACCCGATGTGGAGACATCGATCCTTCCATTCCATTATATGTTATGGAAAAAGAAGAATTGACTTCAAGAGATATGTTTTTGATTTTAAATAAAAAAAGCGGGATTCTGGGAATAACTGGAAGATATTCAGATAGACGGGATCTCATTGAGGCTGTAGAACGTGGCGATAAAAAAGCTCGATTAGCTCTTGATTTAGAATGTTATAGATTAAAAAAGTATATCGGAGCATATTTTGCAGCTTTAGGAATATTGGATGCAATTGTTTTTACAGCTGGTGTAGGCGAGCACTCATTCATTCATAGAGAAAAAGTCTGTAGTAATTTAAATAAGCTTGGAATTGAGCTTGATAAACAGAAAAATGAGCGAGCAATAAGTAACCTAGAACAAGATATCAGTTCACAAGATTCACGGGTTAGAATATTTATTATACCTACTCATGAAGAATTAGTTTTAATTGAAGATGCTTTTGCTATACTCAAAGGTAATTACACAGACCCAGATTCTTTCAAATATACTTTTCAAGATAAGAATTTCAGCGCGCACGCGTTATATCAGACTTAA